A part of Nilaparvata lugens isolate BPH unplaced genomic scaffold, ASM1435652v1 scaffold6654, whole genome shotgun sequence genomic DNA contains:
- the LOC120356395 gene encoding uncharacterized protein LOC120356395 translates to GLLEANDIHNNGIAGFGRQPDSDSGALRDPPRTDGWLVRARPVHRQPHPFPQQPHRNEIYNGHQGGVFILGEGRGLIEHNMWLRHKDPYYCLGGSTGLLPRVSAFY, encoded by the coding sequence GGTTTGTTGGAGGCGAACGACATCCACAACAATGGGATAGCGGGGTTCGGGCGCCAACCCGACAGTGACAGTGGTGCACTGCGAGATCCACCACGGACAGACGGGTGGCTTGTACGGGCTCGGCCAGTTCATCGACAACCGCATCCATTCCCACAGCAACCCCACCGCAACGAGATCTACAACGGCCATCAGGGTGGCGTCTTCATCTTGGGCGAAGGCCGCGGCTTGATCGAGCATAACATGTGGCTGCGGCATAAGGACCCTTATTACTGCCTTGGCGGCTCCACCGGTTTATTACCGCGTGTCAGCGCGTTCTACTGA